Genomic DNA from Phycisphaerae bacterium:
GAACCGCCGTCGCCTTCGTCGGGCGCCTGGATGACGCGCCGCACGACGCTCGCCAGCGTGCGTCCTCGGTCGGGGAACGGCTTGGCGATGAACTCGCGGGCGCCGTTCTCGGTCAGCTCGCGCGTCAGATCGACGCACGCACCGGTCTGCCCCGTCATGATGATCACGGGGGGGCAGCCGCCATTCCGCTGCTGCCGCATCCAGCGCAGCAGGTTCACGCCGCAATCAGTACTGGCGCCGCCGCGACCGCCCTTGGCCGGGATCTGCAGGTCGAGCAGCACGTAATCGAACGGCGTTGCCGCGAACCGCTCCTGGGCGTCGGCCTGATTGGTCACCCACTCGTGCTCATGTCCGAGCGAGAACAAGACGTCCTCAACCGAAGGCATGACCCGTTCATCATCTTCAACGATGAGCGCGCGATAGGACTTCATGCTTCTCTCCCCTTGGACGGCGTCGGCAGCCGCACCGTCACGACCGTGCCCCGACCCTCCTGACTGTCAAAGTGAATGCTGCCGCCTTGCGACACGATCTTGCGGGCCGCGTTCGGCAGGCCGTAGCCCGTGCTGTTCCGCTTGGTCTTGTTGCGCCGGCCGGGCGTGAACAGATGCAGGGTGTCGGCTTCTTCCTGCGCAAAACCCATACCGTTGTCGCGAATGCAGAGGTCTGCATGATCGCCGACCCGGCGCGCGGTGATCTCGATCCGGCCGACCTCGTCGGTGATCGCGCCGGCGTCGCCGGCATCCCCTGCCACGGCCTGCGTCCGGCGCGGCCAGCCGCCGGCGAAGGCCTCGAAGGCGTTCTTGAGGATGTTCGCCAGGGCCGTCACCACTTGGTGACGTGCGACGACGACTGTGATGTGCTCAGGGATGTCGAGGTCGGCCGCGATCGTGCTGGGATCGACTTCGCCATTGGCGCGCACACTCGCGACCGCGATCTCCTGGGCGGCGCGCAGCAGGTCCACGAGCCGCTCAGGCCGGCGGCCGGCGTCGAGCGGCTCGGTGAACTGCTCCATATCGAGCACGGTGCGCTCCAGGAACTCGAGGTCATCGCGCACCCGCGCGGGCAGCCGTGCCCGGCGCGCCCCCGCAGGCGGCGAGGTCTCGGCCAGCAGCGCCAGCGTGTTGGCCTTCAGGTGTGTGAGCACGCTGCGCAGGTCGTGGACCATCGAAGCCACCAGCAACTGCGTGTAACGCTCGCACAGACGGGATGCGTCGCGCGCGGCGGGCGCGCCGTGCCGCTTCTCGATCCGCTGCAGGTGGGCAGCCACCTGGTCGACCCCGAAACGGGTGCGCTGCGCCGCGCGCACAGCACGCGCGCGCCGGGCGACGGCGCGCTCCACCGCGTTGAGCACGAACGCATTGTGATCGTGCTCGAGTTTCTCGTGGAGCGTCGCGAAGAGCGGCTCCGGCAGATGCTCGAGCGCCCACGCGACCGCCTGGCGCACCTGCGGCAGCGGATCGTCCGCCAGTACACTCAGCAGCGCCGCCGCTTCCAGCGTCTGGAAGTACGCCGCGGGGTGCTCCGCGAGACCCCGGGCGAGCGCGAGGCGTTCGTCCCGACTCGCGGCGTTTCGGTCGGCCCGCAGGCGCGCGACCACGTCTGCGACGTCGATCTGATCAGGCTGCGTTTCCATGCATGCACCCGTAGCGCAGTTGACGCTGCGCGAACGCCTCGGCGCCGCCCTCGAGCAGCGTCAGGATCTCGTGCCGGCAATCGTCGACGCCGCCGGCACGAGCCACGAAGGCGCGCGTGCCGTCGGAGTCGAGCACGAAGACGCGCTCCGCATCCCCGAGCACCGGAATGTTCGGGTTATGCGTCACAAACACCAGCTGGCGACTGGCCTTGGCCGCGCAGAGGCTCCCGACGACGTGCTCGAAGATGAACCGGTTGTCGAGGTTGTCCTCCGGCTGGTCGATCAGCAGTGGGTTGGCGCTGTCGAGCAGTAGAATCGGCAGCACCGCGGTGCACTTCTGGCCGGTCGAGAGCGCCAGTGACGGCTTGTACTCGCCGTTGTCGTTGAGCTCGATCGTCGGCGTGTCCCCAAGATCGACGCACTCGAGCTGGAACAGTGTCTCGCTCCCGCCGAGGGCATCGAGCACCTTGCGGGCCTGGTCAGAACTCAGCTCGGCCTCGTCGACCAGCGGCCGCGGATCGCCCGCCCGCACAGCCGCCGCCAGCCGATCGGGCCAGAAGGCCTGCACGAGCTTGGGGACGACGGTATTGGTCCGCACGTGGGCGCTCCGCAACGCGGCGGCCAGCAGATCCGCGTACTGCTGTACATCGCCGGACTGACGCACTCCGACCCGAATGCGACCTGCGAGCTGAGTCGTGATTGTCTCCGCCACGCGCCGCCGGATGGCGAACCGCCGGTCGCGCAGCGTGGCCAGTTGCTGCAACAGGGCCTGGCGCTGCTCGCGCAGCGCTGCGAGCTGCGTACCCAGTTCGGCCTGGACGGCCTGCTGCGCGAGCAAGTGGTTGCGCTGCCGTTCGAGCCGGCTGCGCTCCGTCGCCTGGGCCT
This window encodes:
- a CDS encoding response regulator, translating into MKSYRALIVEDDERVMPSVEDVLFSLGHEHEWVTNQADAQERFAATPFDYVLLDLQIPAKGGRGGASTDCGVNLLRWMRQQRNGGCPPVIIMTGQTGACVDLTRELTENGAREFIAKPFPDRGRTLASVVRRVIQAPDEGDGGSEWLTVKQCALLLLDDVSGLDLKKATARVSWAAGAGKLTTNGKKGPGRRIERHSFSTWRLEQRERDLDVAD
- a CDS encoding HAMP domain-containing histidine kinase, with the protein product METQPDQIDVADVVARLRADRNAASRDERLALARGLAEHPAAYFQTLEAAALLSVLADDPLPQVRQAVAWALEHLPEPLFATLHEKLEHDHNAFVLNAVERAVARRARAVRAAQRTRFGVDQVAAHLQRIEKRHGAPAARDASRLCERYTQLLVASMVHDLRSVLTHLKANTLALLAETSPPAGARRARLPARVRDDLEFLERTVLDMEQFTEPLDAGRRPERLVDLLRAAQEIAVASVRANGEVDPSTIAADLDIPEHITVVVARHQVVTALANILKNAFEAFAGGWPRRTQAVAGDAGDAGAITDEVGRIEITARRVGDHADLCIRDNGMGFAQEEADTLHLFTPGRRNKTKRNSTGYGLPNAARKIVSQGGSIHFDSQEGRGTVVTVRLPTPSKGREA